A window of the Branchiostoma floridae strain S238N-H82 chromosome 12, Bfl_VNyyK, whole genome shotgun sequence genome harbors these coding sequences:
- the LOC118426991 gene encoding von Willebrand factor A domain-containing protein 8-like translates to MQTIFAGTRLARVGMTSDNAVRRIRLLAGLINTGTASVKPRFLCSDARVSIGDVSIPLKQPRNPELVPVKYANGTLPQSTMRHLRWIMQKDALGQDVFLIGPPGPLRRALAMQYLEITKREAEYLALSRDSTETDLKQRREIRSGSAFYIDQVHV, encoded by the exons ATGCAGACGATTTTTGCCGGTACCCGGCTAGCTCGGGTAGGGATGACTTCTGACAATGCTGTCCGCCGCATCAGGCTGCTAGCTGGGCTCATCAATACAGGAACAGCGTCGGTGAAGCCGCGCTTTCTCTGCAGCG ATGCAAGAGTGAGTATAGGAGATGTCAGTATTCCTCTCAAGCAGCCCAGAAACCCAGAGTTGGTGCCTGTCAAATATG CAAACGGTACCTTACCACAGTCAACAATGAGGCATTTGAGATGGATCATGCAAAAG GATGCTCTTGGACAGGATGTGTTTCTGATTGGTCCCCCAGGTCCACTGAGAAGGGCGTTGGCCATGCAGTATTTG GAAATCACTAAGAGGGAGGCAGAATACCTGGCACTGTCCAGAGACAGTACAGAAACAGACCTGAAACAGAGGAGGGAAATTCGCTCAGGAAGCGCCTTCTATATCgaccaggtacatgtatag